GAAAAAGGCTACATAAGTATATTTTTTGCCTTTCCtgcttttttgtggtttaaacccCTCCTGATGCAAGATGGCGGGGGATTCCAGAATACGCGCAAGTCAAGTAAACTATTTGTATCTCTCGTTGGGTATTGGTCAAAATAACAACTCTTAAACTGACGTAAAACCTGTCAAAGACAAACCCAATAAGTGAAGCCCCGCCCCGGGTCTGCGTTAGAAACGGGCCTTGTTGATATTGAAACGCCTAGTCGCGGAGTAGTCAGAAATCTCTCACAATGCCGACCATAAAATTGCAAAGTTCTGATGGGGAAATGTTTGAGGTTGATGTTGACATTGCTAAGCAGTCAGTGACCATCAAGACGATGCTGGAAGATTTGGGAATGGACGATGAGGGCGACGATGATCCGGTTCCTTTGCCCAACGTCAATGCAGCCATACTCAAAAAGGTAACGTTAAACTAACGTTAGCGTTAATCCATGACACAACACAAATCTCATCTTCCATCTAATAGAAAGCTGACAGTGCTAACCATTTTTAAATGCTGGATATTTACACAACTTATACACGCAACTATTGAAATATACGATCAGCAGGTTTTAAATTCAACAGAAAATACGTGAGATAAGGTAATTAGCGATAGCTTGCTTAGCTAGctcactagctagctaactcgGCCGGGAATTCTGAACAACATATCGCCCTCCATGACGACAATGCTAGTTATGCCCCCCCCGAACACTTTACTGCCCTGGTGGCTTCAGCTGTCTGCTCATTTTACAGTAAATAAAGTCAAATCCAAAATACAGCACATTCAGGCATTTTATCAGGGAGATCTGTGCTAGCCACTAAACATCAAATGTGTAGGATCATCCTTTatctatgctagctagctaggtattAATGGCATCTCAGTTGGTGAAAACAAACCAATGTTGACGTTAATACACCTGTCTCAAGTAGTCAGATGAGTCTGAAGGCCTCGACACGTCAACACTGACTGTCATAGTTGTCTTATCTTCAAGTTGTGGCCACCCTCTGCTTGGACTTTTGGTCTCTTGTCTGTTTGCTTTTGGACTGttaaaacaccacaacacactggATGGATAACACATCACAACTCACTGCATTTGATTGACTCTACCTATACTTtgcacaatgacaaagtttAATCAGATTTTTATGTTAAATAGGTCATCCAGTGGTGCACTCACCACAAAGATGATCCTCCTCCCCCGGAAGATGATGAGAACCGGGAGAAGAGAACAGATGACATCCCTGTGTGGGACCAGGAGTTCCTTAAGGTTGACCAGGGCACACTCTTCGAACTGATTCTGGCCGCAAACTATTTGGATATCAAAGGACTGTTGGACGTGACCTGCAAGACGGTCGCTAACATGATCAAAGGCAAGACCCCAGAGGAGATCAGGAAGACCTTCAACATCAAGAATGActtcacagaggaagaggaggctcaAGTACGCAAGGAAAACCAGTGGTGTGAGGAGAAGTGAGACGGATACATTCGCCTAACTCATCAGTCAGGATTTCTTTGAGATTCTGGCTAAGCTGCACTGTTCATATTTGTGGATATTACATTACCATTATTTTAGAGTGACagatcttgtgtgtgttcatagctTGATCTTTCCCTTTGCTTGTGTGGTACTAATAATCTGcgcttgttattgttttttgaaaatttgagttttttttccctccttgtATATGTGGGTAGTATTCACTCATAAATACTAGGAACCATGCTTCCTTATCATATTTTGAATTTTTAGCTTTATTGTCAAGTGAATAGACGTTGTTTTTCACAAATGACACAAGAGCTGGATTCAAAATTTTATAAACACATCCCACTCTGCTTTTCTGTtggaaataaaaatgttttcttttgcccAAATTGTTTGCTGTTTTCTTTGGATTGAATCGCTTAAAACATGTTCAGTTAACTAGAGGACTTGTGAGGAATAATTATTAAATGCTTGATGTATTCCTGGCCATTACTGTATTGCATCCTAATTGGAGACCTTCATTTTggtaattaaaataaatattataatTCATGGAACACAAGGGGAAATAATGCTATAAAGTACTAAGaagtaaaaatgaaaagaatCCATTGCATTTCCCTCAAGCTTTAGACAATGACGTCTTCAATTAGTCTTAAGTCATCAATAAGTCATGTCTGTCAGACGATCATTATATTGTCTACACAGTGTGATCTGTATTTGCTACGTCCCTCAAAGCTGTTGGAATTGGTGTAGATCACTTATGTGCTGGATTATACAATTATATGCCAGATATATGTTCAAGTCACAGAAGATGGAATGAGTTTCCAATTATACTGCAATTAGTCAAAGATGCCTGACATAAAATATGTAAAAGACAAACCCATTACGGTAAGTGAAGCCCCGCCCACTGTTTGCGTTAGAAGCAGGCCTTGTTAATGCCAGAATGATCACAGAAGAGTTCCACATCTGATTGGTATTGGACTCCGTTATTGCTTGGTTTCTGTCTTTAAATCAGAACCTTGGGAATACTCAAGGTACAGTAAGTCTGATGTGATCAAACAAAACGTTCACAGCCACACTTTTTCAGTTTAATAAAGTGTTTGTTCCTTCCTCAAGCAATTTACCTCTGGGATTAGTACTTTACTCATACACCTGTATTTACTTATAAAGCACCTGCTGAATGtaatgttgaaatgttttaaaagctACATCGTTAACATCTAACTAGCAGGTTACACACACTAGAAAATAATCCTTTAAAGTCCTCTTTTCAGCTGTGGTACATACTAGTGGTCATGTCTTACTGTGCACCTTTGTAAGCCCCCTGCGTCTCCAGAAAACACTTCTGATCTCATCCTCATCTGGACGAAGCAAAGGGGAAACGTACTCATGACCACATAAACTCATGATTCTTTTTATTGtcattcataataataataataataataattcagcatcataacaaaacaaaaatacaaaataaaaactctAATTTGGGGTTTGTTTTGTGTAGCGGCACAAACATAGGGTGCAGTTTGGTCAGAGTGCACTTTACAAGGAAGTAAATGGAGAGTGAGACGGAGAAATCGGCTACGAGACGAGTAGAAAAGCTCTTCTGTAGGAGAGGGGGTAAATCAGGATACAGACTGTCCAACCAGCAGCTGGCTGGCATGGATCAGGCTCTGGTCAGGGCCATATCCATTCCTGAGTCAGCTTGAGactgaggaagaagagaccAGACTGACAggaggaaggagatggagaaggaaatggggaaaaaaaccttcTCATCAGAGATAAGGCACTTGGACAACACATATCACCGTTAGCTCCACTGATCAAGTGTTCTCGCTGGTGCACCACCATCAAAACGAATTGACAGAAATAAAACTCAATTCAGTTCTGCAATGTCTAGgtttaaaagcaaaaaaaaggccACAACTTTCGAAAGTAAGCCATTTCTCATAATGGAATCATGACAAAATCGACCCGCTTAGAGTCACCAAACTTGCCCACGCCCCTGAAATCATCTGTGGTTCTGACACCATATTTATACACAGGCAAAAAAATACCCATGAGTCATAGCACTAGTGATCCAGCACAGACATATAGACAGGAAAAAGGCAGCCTAT
The DNA window shown above is from Clupea harengus chromosome 11, Ch_v2.0.2, whole genome shotgun sequence and carries:
- the LOC105912995 gene encoding S-phase kinase-associated protein 1-like; this translates as MPTIKLQSSDGEMFEVDVDIAKQSVTIKTMLEDLGMDDEGDDDPVPLPNVNAAILKKVIQWCTHHKDDPPPPEDDENREKRTDDIPVWDQEFLKVDQGTLFELILAANYLDIKGLLDVTCKTVANMIKGKTPEEIRKTFNIKNDFTEEEEAQVRKENQWCEEK